The Phoenix dactylifera cultivar Barhee BC4 chromosome 12, palm_55x_up_171113_PBpolish2nd_filt_p, whole genome shotgun sequence genome has a window encoding:
- the LOC103698931 gene encoding serine/threonine-protein kinase PCRK1, which produces MKCFHFSAAGDEAGPGPRPSRFSWARSLSVASAGWRAELDHGPRDLSRLEEEDLSPPLRLQGQLPDGLRAFTFAELKAATRGFSRALLIGEGGFGCVYRGVLTVPGEDDVAESMDVAVKQLNRNGLQGHREWVTEVNFLGVVKHPNLVKLVGYCAEDDERGIQRLLVYELMPNKSLEDHLLARVTSTLSWEQRLKIAQDAARGLAYLHEEMDFQLIFRDFKTSNILLDEDFNAKLSDFGFARHGPAEGVGHVSTSVVGTVGYAAPEYVHTGRLTAKSDVWSFGVVLYELITGRRSVDRNLPRNEQKLLDWVRPYATDPKKFHIIVDPRLEGQNCVQSVRKLIALANRCLMKQPKSRPRMSEVVEVLDQIIEILNGEAGGAITAPSVREDATDAAEMSKENANARSRVFDIRELISLKSRSVGKLDWRALAPGAVGKLARTWG; this is translated from the exons ATGAAGTGCTTCCACTTCTCCGCCGCTGGCGATGAGGCGGGGCCCGGGCCGAGGCCTTCCCGGTTCTCCTGGGCGCGCTCCCTCAGCGTCGCCTCGGCTGGGTGGCGGGCCGAGCTCGATCATGGCCCCCGGGATCTCTCgcgactggaggaggaggatctCTCGCCCCCACTCCGCCTCCAGGGGCAGCTGCCGGACGGACTCCGGGCGTTCACGTTCGCCGAGCTGAAGGCGGCGACCAGGGGGTTCAGTCGCGCCCTCCTGATCGGAGAGGGCGGGTTCGGGTGCGTGTACAGAGGCGTCCTTACGGTTCCGGGAGAGGATGACGTCGCTGAGAGCATGGATGTTGCCGTGAAGCAGTTGAATCGAAATGGATTGCAG GGACACAGGGAATGGGTTACAGAAGTTAATTTTCTGGGTGTAGTTAAGCATCCCAATCTTGTCAAGTTAGTGGGCTATTGTGCTGAAGATGATGAGAGGGGGATTCAAAGGCTTCTGGTATATGAATTAATGCCCAATAAAAGCTTGGAGGATCACCTATTAGCTCGAGTCACATCAACTCTGTCGTGGGAGCAGAGGTTAAAAATTGCCCAAGATGCTGCACGTGGTTTAGcatatctccatgaagaaatGGATTTTCAG CTAATATTTCGAGATTTTAAAACCTCAAATATTCTGCTAGATGAAGATTTTAATGCTAAGCTCTCAGACTTCGGGTTTGCCAGACATGGCCCTGCGGAAGGAGTTGGTCATGTTTCGACATCA GTCGTGGGAACTGTTGGCTATGCTGCGCCGGAATATGTCCATACTGGGAGGTTAACTGCTAAAAGTGATGTCTGGAGCTTTGGAGTGGTTCTCTATGAACTCATAACAGGAAGACGGTCTGTGGATAGGAACCTACCAAGAAATGAGCAAAAACTTTTGGATTGGGTGAGACCCTATGCAACAGACCCCAAAAAATTCCACATTATTGTAGATCCACGACTTGAAGGGCAAAACTGTGTACAATCTGTTCGCAAGCTCATAGCTTTGGCAAATAGATGCCTAATGAAGCAACCGAAGTCCCGCCCTAGAATGAGTGAGGTAGTTGAGGTGCTTGATCAAATCATCGAGATCTTGAACGGGGAGGCTGGAGGAGCCATTACAGCTCCCTCGGTCAGGGAGGATGCTACTGATGCAGCAGAAATGTCAAAAGAGAATGCCAATGCTAGGAGTAGGGTCTTTGACATCAGGGAATTGATCAGCCTAAAGAGCAGGTCTGTAGGAAAGTTGGATTGGAGAGCGTTGGCACCAGGGGCTGTGGGGAAGTTGGCAAGAACATGGGGTTAA
- the LOC103696986 gene encoding elicitor-responsive protein 1 isoform X1: MGKGILEVQLIDAKGLASTDFLGGDTDPYVLIQYRSQERKSSICRGAGQGSNPSWNETFKFVVHSPSGEHQHKLILKLMDHDTFTADDFMGEATINVMDVIALGMENGIGELRPCKHRVVLADGTYCGEIRVGVKFTTEMKEEEEEEELGGWKHSFRS; the protein is encoded by the exons atggggaaGGGGATATTGGAGGTGCAGCTGATTGACGCAAAGGGACTGGCATCCACTGATTTCTTAGGTG GGGATACAGATCCGTATGTGCTGATCCAATACAGGAGCCAAGAGCGCAAGAGCAGCATCTGCCGAG GTGCAGGCCAAGGAAGCAATCCATCATGGAATGAAACATTTAAGTTTGTGGTTCACTCTCCAAGCGGCGAACACCAGCACAAGCTCATCCTCAAACTTATGGACCATGACACTTTCACAGCCGATGACTTCATGGGCGAGGCGAC GATCAATGTGATGGATGTGATTGCTCTGGGCATGGAGAACGGAATCGGGGAGCTACGCCCTTGCAAGCACAGGGTTGTCCTAGCCGACGGGACTTACTGTGGAGAGATTCGAGTTGGTGTCAAATTTACTACAGAG atgaaagaagaggaggaagaggaggaactcGGCGGGTGGAAACACAGCTTTCGCTCCTAA
- the LOC103696986 gene encoding elicitor-responsive protein 1 isoform X5: MGKGILEVQLIDAKGLASTDFLGGDTDPYVLIQYRSQERKSSICRGAGQGSNPSWNETFKFVVHSPSGEHQHKLILKLMDHDTFTADDFMGEATINVMDVIALGMENGIGELRPCKHRVVLADGTYCGEIRVGVKFTTEGLED, encoded by the exons atggggaaGGGGATATTGGAGGTGCAGCTGATTGACGCAAAGGGACTGGCATCCACTGATTTCTTAGGTG GGGATACAGATCCGTATGTGCTGATCCAATACAGGAGCCAAGAGCGCAAGAGCAGCATCTGCCGAG GTGCAGGCCAAGGAAGCAATCCATCATGGAATGAAACATTTAAGTTTGTGGTTCACTCTCCAAGCGGCGAACACCAGCACAAGCTCATCCTCAAACTTATGGACCATGACACTTTCACAGCCGATGACTTCATGGGCGAGGCGAC GATCAATGTGATGGATGTGATTGCTCTGGGCATGGAGAACGGAATCGGGGAGCTACGCCCTTGCAAGCACAGGGTTGTCCTAGCCGACGGGACTTACTGTGGAGAGATTCGAGTTGGTGTCAAATTTACTACAGAG GGACTTGAAGATTGA
- the LOC103696986 gene encoding elicitor-responsive protein 1 isoform X3, with amino-acid sequence MGKGILEVQLIDAKGLASTDFLGGDTDPYVLIQYRSQERKSSICRGQGSNPSWNETFKFVVHSPSGEHQHKLILKLMDHDTFTADDFMGEATINVMDVIALGMENGIGELRPCKHRVVLADGTYCGEIRVGVKFTTEMKEEEEEEELGGWKHSFRS; translated from the exons atggggaaGGGGATATTGGAGGTGCAGCTGATTGACGCAAAGGGACTGGCATCCACTGATTTCTTAGGTG GGGATACAGATCCGTATGTGCTGATCCAATACAGGAGCCAAGAGCGCAAGAGCAGCATCTGCCGAG GCCAAGGAAGCAATCCATCATGGAATGAAACATTTAAGTTTGTGGTTCACTCTCCAAGCGGCGAACACCAGCACAAGCTCATCCTCAAACTTATGGACCATGACACTTTCACAGCCGATGACTTCATGGGCGAGGCGAC GATCAATGTGATGGATGTGATTGCTCTGGGCATGGAGAACGGAATCGGGGAGCTACGCCCTTGCAAGCACAGGGTTGTCCTAGCCGACGGGACTTACTGTGGAGAGATTCGAGTTGGTGTCAAATTTACTACAGAG atgaaagaagaggaggaagaggaggaactcGGCGGGTGGAAACACAGCTTTCGCTCCTAA
- the LOC103696986 gene encoding elicitor-responsive protein 1 isoform X2 produces the protein MGKGILEVQLIDAKGLASTDFLGDTDPYVLIQYRSQERKSSICRGAGQGSNPSWNETFKFVVHSPSGEHQHKLILKLMDHDTFTADDFMGEATINVMDVIALGMENGIGELRPCKHRVVLADGTYCGEIRVGVKFTTEMKEEEEEEELGGWKHSFRS, from the exons atggggaaGGGGATATTGGAGGTGCAGCTGATTGACGCAAAGGGACTGGCATCCACTGATTTCTTAG GGGATACAGATCCGTATGTGCTGATCCAATACAGGAGCCAAGAGCGCAAGAGCAGCATCTGCCGAG GTGCAGGCCAAGGAAGCAATCCATCATGGAATGAAACATTTAAGTTTGTGGTTCACTCTCCAAGCGGCGAACACCAGCACAAGCTCATCCTCAAACTTATGGACCATGACACTTTCACAGCCGATGACTTCATGGGCGAGGCGAC GATCAATGTGATGGATGTGATTGCTCTGGGCATGGAGAACGGAATCGGGGAGCTACGCCCTTGCAAGCACAGGGTTGTCCTAGCCGACGGGACTTACTGTGGAGAGATTCGAGTTGGTGTCAAATTTACTACAGAG atgaaagaagaggaggaagaggaggaactcGGCGGGTGGAAACACAGCTTTCGCTCCTAA
- the LOC103696986 gene encoding elicitor-responsive protein 1 isoform X4 gives MGKGILEVQLIDAKGLASTDFLGDTDPYVLIQYRSQERKSSICRGQGSNPSWNETFKFVVHSPSGEHQHKLILKLMDHDTFTADDFMGEATINVMDVIALGMENGIGELRPCKHRVVLADGTYCGEIRVGVKFTTEMKEEEEEEELGGWKHSFRS, from the exons atggggaaGGGGATATTGGAGGTGCAGCTGATTGACGCAAAGGGACTGGCATCCACTGATTTCTTAG GGGATACAGATCCGTATGTGCTGATCCAATACAGGAGCCAAGAGCGCAAGAGCAGCATCTGCCGAG GCCAAGGAAGCAATCCATCATGGAATGAAACATTTAAGTTTGTGGTTCACTCTCCAAGCGGCGAACACCAGCACAAGCTCATCCTCAAACTTATGGACCATGACACTTTCACAGCCGATGACTTCATGGGCGAGGCGAC GATCAATGTGATGGATGTGATTGCTCTGGGCATGGAGAACGGAATCGGGGAGCTACGCCCTTGCAAGCACAGGGTTGTCCTAGCCGACGGGACTTACTGTGGAGAGATTCGAGTTGGTGTCAAATTTACTACAGAG atgaaagaagaggaggaagaggaggaactcGGCGGGTGGAAACACAGCTTTCGCTCCTAA
- the LOC103697007 gene encoding zinc finger BED domain-containing protein RICESLEEPER 2-like, whose amino-acid sequence MTLDNASVNDVFVDMLKIQLNLNNALYSDGEFFHVRCCAHILNSIVQEGLKEIDEPIFKVCESIKYVRGSQVRKQKFLECVRQVSLESKKDLRQDVPTRWNSTFLMLESALFYHHAFLHLKLNYSNYKHCPSEEEWGKVEKISKLLSVFYDATLVFSGAKYPTSNLYFSQVFLIEFTLRQKMQSAYAFIQRMTRQIYEKFEKYWSDHSLILAMAVILDPRYKFQFVEYCYKKLNRYGSTESMHIRDYMFSLFNQYMLASSKTPTTSTSTHGDMETATSSETSEACRKADAFKDFDTFESFDFVTMAQKSQLELYLDEPRVDRKSNLDVLYFWKVNQF is encoded by the exons ATGACTTTGGATAATGCATCAGTAAATGATGTTTTTGTTGACATGCTAAAGATCCAACTTAATTTGAATAATGCACTTTACTCAGATGGTGAGTTCTTTCATGTCCGATGTTGTGCTCATATTCTTAACTCAATTGTACAAGAGGGATTAAAGGAGATAGATGAACCCATCTTCAAAGTTTGTGAAAGTATTAAATATGTGAGAGGTTCACAAGTTCGGAAACAAAAATTTTTGGAATGTGTTAGACAAGTTTCTTTGGAAAGTAAAAAAGACTTAAGGCAAGATGTTCCTACGAGATGGAATTCAACTTTTTTGATGCTAGAGAGTGCTCTCTTTTACCATCATGCCTTTCTTCATTTGAAATTAAATTACTCTAATTACAAGCATTGTCCATCTGAAGAGGAGTGGGGTAAAGTTGAGAAGATTAGCAAGTTGTTGAGTGTATTCTATGATGCTACTTTAGTATTCTCCGGAGCTAAATATCCTACATCAAACTTGTATTTTTCTCAAGTTTTCTTGATTGAGTTTACTTTAAGGCAAAAGATGCAGAGTGCATATGCTTTCATACAAAGAATGACACGGCAGATATATGAAAAATTTGAAAAGTATTGGTCGGATCATAGCTTAATCTTGGCCATGGCAGTTATTTTGGATCCTCGGTACAAATTTCAGTTTGTGGAGTATTGTTATAAGAAGTTGAATAGGTATGGTTCTACTGAGAGCATGCACATCCGTGATTATATGTTTTCTCTCTTTAATCAGTATATGCTTGCTTCTTCTAAAACTCCAACTACTAGCACATCAACTCATGGAGATATGGAGACTGCTACTTCTTCTGAAACTTCTGAGGCATGTAGAAAAGCAGATGCTTTTAAG GATTTTGATACATTTGAAAGCTTTGATTTTGTGACTATGGCACAGAAGTCTCAATTGGAATTATATTTGGATGAGCCTAGAGTTGATAGGAAATCCAATTTGGATGTCCTTTATTTTTGGAAAGTCAATCAGTTTTGA